The DNA segment CGGTTTGACCGCATCATCGATTCGTTCGGCTGGCCTCGAGTGTCGCCAGTCCTGAACGATGGCCGACGGGCGTGCTCCTCGAGGTGAAAACGGGGTGTCTCGAGGGGACAAATTGGCAATTTCCGACGGATTTAACGCCTGGGCAGGCAAACCTCCACGTGGTATGACGAAAGTTAGCGTGATCGGCGCGGCTGGCACTGTCGGTGCGGCAGCGGGGTACAACATCGCACTGCGCGGGATTGCAGACGAACTCGTCTTCGTCGACATTCCGGACATGGAAGACACCACGGTCGGGCAAGCGGCGGACGTCAACCACGGCGCGGCCTACGACTCGAACACCGTGATCCGCCAGGGCGACTACTCGGCGACCGAAGGCTCCGACGTGGTCGTCATCACGGCCGGTATTCCCCGCAAACCCGGCCAGACGCGTATCGACCTCGCCGGTGACAACGCCCCCATCATGGAAGACATCGGCTCCTCGCTGGCGGAGTACAACGACGATTTCGTCACCATCACGACCTCGAACCCCGTCGACCTGCTGAACCGTCACCTCTACGAGGTCGGCGACCGCGCTCGAGAGCAAGTCATCGGCTTCGGTGGCCGACTCGACTCCGCGCGCTTCCGGTACGTGCTCTCCCAGCGCTTTGACGCCCCCGTTCAGAACGTCGAGGCGACGATTCTCGGCGAACACGGCGACGCACAGGTACCCGTCTTCTCGAAAGTGCGCGTCGACGGCCAGGACCTCACCTTCGACGACGACGAACGCGAGGAAATTCTGAACGAACTCCAGACCAGCGCGATGAACGTCATCGAGAAGAAAGGCGCGACAGAGTGGGGGCCAGCCACTGGCGTCGCCCACATGGTCGAAGCCGTCATCCGCGACACCGGCGAAGTCCTCCCCGCCAGCGTGAAACTCGAGGGCGAGTTCGGCCACGAGGACACCGCGTTCGGTGTCCCGGCCAAACTCGGTGCCAACGGCGTCGAGGAGGTCGTCGAGTGGGACCTCTCGGAGTACGAGCGCAACCAGCTCGGCGAAGCCGCCGAAAAGCTGACCGAGCAGTACGAGAAAATCGCCTGAGAGCGACGAACGGCGGTTTTCACCGGGAGGCTAGCGTCTCGTTTTCGTTGCGTCGCACTCGAGTGTGTCAGTTACATTACGACATATTCAATAGTTGATGCTTCGAAATAGATAGTAAACAATATCATAGGCGTAGCTAATAGTATTGATAGCATAGTTATTCGATCCAATTATTGGAAGGGGAGCGAGGCAGTCAGGGGATCAACTGCTCGCCCTCGTCGTCGTAAATCGTGATCGCATCGACCGGACAGGTCCGGGCCGCGAACTTCGCATCCAGTTCGTCTCCTTCGGGGACCTCACGGACGAACACGCCGTCTTCGGCTTCTTCGGACTCGAGCAACACCGCCTTCCCCGCCGACTTATCCTTCTCGAACTCGCTCCACTCGACGACACACTGGTACATACCGATGCAGGTATCTTCGTCAAATTCGACTTTCATGCTTGCTGATTTGGCTGGCAGGACTAAAGCGGTGACGGGTACCCGCTAGAGTCGTGCTAGCGGACCAGCAGAGGGAACTCGAGCATAGGTTTTTGGTGCCAACGCGGCAAGCGATAGCCAGACAATGTCGACAGTCGGGTTCGGGCTGTTGCTCGGGGTCGCAATACTCACCTGTTTTTCCATGGCGTGGGTGCTCGGGGCGAACAGCAACTCGCCGCCGTTTGCTCCCGCAATCGGGGCGAACGCCATCTCGACCATGCAAGCCGCGTTCGTCATCGGGCTGCTCGCTGCCGCGGGCGCGCTCATGCAGGGCGGCGCCATCTCCGAAACGGTCGGCCAGGACCTGATCGACAACGCCGACATCGACGCCCTCGCCGCCACCGCCGGCCTGCTGACGGCCGCCGGCTTCATGGCCGTCGGCATCTACACCCGCTATCCCATCCCTGCCGCGTTCGCGACGACGGGCGCGATGGTGGGGGTCGGCCTCTCGCTCGGCGGCGACCCCGCGATGGCGACCTACCAGCGGTTGGGGCTCTTCTGGCTCATGGTTCCGTTCATGTCCGGCGGCCTCGCCTACACGACGGCGATCATGCTTCGTCGGGATGACGTACCAGAAACCATCGGGGTTCCCCTGCTCGCGGGGCTGGTCGGAATGATCATCGCGAACATTCGTCTCGGCGTGATTCCCACACCGGCCGGCGACCAGGGAACCGTCGCCGAATTCGTCTCCTGGCAACTGGGGTCGCCCCTGCCGGTCGCGTCCAACTACGATATCGTGATGGTGCTGGTCACCATCGCCTTCGGCCTCGGCAGCTTCTACTGGGTTCGGACGCAAATTCAGGCCTCTATCGAGGGGGGTATCCGCTCGTTCCTGCTCGTGCTGGGCGGCATCGTCGCGTTCTCCTCCGGCGGCTCGCAGGTCGGCCTCGCAACGGGACCGCTCGACAACCTCTTTCGCGTCCAGCTCGGCCTCCCGGCGATCACCCTGCTCGCCCTGGGTGCCAGCGGGATTCTCGCCGGCGCGTGGATGGCCGCCCCGCGACTCCTGCAGGCGACCTCTCGAGAGTACGCCCAACTCGGCGTTCGCCGCTCCATCGCCGCGCTCGTCCCCGGTTTCGTCATCGCCCAGCTAGCGATCGCCCTGGGCATTCCCATCTCGCTCAACAACATCATCCTCTCGGGAGTCATCGGCAGCGGCCTCGCTGCTGGCTCCGGCGGCGTCTCGAAAGGGAAGATACTCTTCACCGTCGGCTTCTGGCTATTTACGCTGTTCTCGTCGGTCGCCGTCGGCTTCGGCGTCTACCGCGTCTTCGCGTTCG comes from the Natronosalvus amylolyticus genome and includes:
- the mdh gene encoding malate dehydrogenase encodes the protein MTKVSVIGAAGTVGAAAGYNIALRGIADELVFVDIPDMEDTTVGQAADVNHGAAYDSNTVIRQGDYSATEGSDVVVITAGIPRKPGQTRIDLAGDNAPIMEDIGSSLAEYNDDFVTITTSNPVDLLNRHLYEVGDRAREQVIGFGGRLDSARFRYVLSQRFDAPVQNVEATILGEHGDAQVPVFSKVRVDGQDLTFDDDEREEILNELQTSAMNVIEKKGATEWGPATGVAHMVEAVIRDTGEVLPASVKLEGEFGHEDTAFGVPAKLGANGVEEVVEWDLSEYERNQLGEAAEKLTEQYEKIA
- a CDS encoding ferredoxin, with amino-acid sequence MKVEFDEDTCIGMYQCVVEWSEFEKDKSAGKAVLLESEEAEDGVFVREVPEGDELDAKFAARTCPVDAITIYDDEGEQLIP
- a CDS encoding inorganic phosphate transporter — its product is MSTVGFGLLLGVAILTCFSMAWVLGANSNSPPFAPAIGANAISTMQAAFVIGLLAAAGALMQGGAISETVGQDLIDNADIDALAATAGLLTAAGFMAVGIYTRYPIPAAFATTGAMVGVGLSLGGDPAMATYQRLGLFWLMVPFMSGGLAYTTAIMLRRDDVPETIGVPLLAGLVGMIIANIRLGVIPTPAGDQGTVAEFVSWQLGSPLPVASNYDIVMVLVTIAFGLGSFYWVRTQIQASIEGGIRSFLLVLGGIVAFSSGGSQVGLATGPLDNLFRVQLGLPAITLLALGASGILAGAWMAAPRLLQATSREYAQLGVRRSIAALVPGFVIAQLAIALGIPISLNNIILSGVIGSGLAAGSGGVSKGKILFTVGFWLFTLFSSVAVGFGVYRVFAFVVGG